tctccccaaacccactctctcttctcccaTCTCCTCCATCTGCTCCGCCTCTCTTCCCGCCACGCCGACCCCGAGCTCGCCAGGGCCGTCCACGCCTCCGTTCTCAAGCTCGAAAACGACACCCATCTCGGCAACGCTCTTGTTTCGGCTTATCTCAAGCTGGGTCTCGTTCCCGACGCTTACCAGGTCTTTCAGAGCCTCCCGTGCCCCAATGTGGTGTCTTTCACCGCCCTCGTTTCCGGTTTTGCCAAGTCCGGCCGGGAAGATGAGGCGGTGGAGCTTTTCTGTAGGATGAGGAGGTCAGGTATTGAGCCTAACGAGTACAGCTTTGTTGCAATTTTGACTGCTTGTATTCGGATTTTGGACCTCGAATTGGGTCTGCAGGTTCATGCCTTGGCGGCTAAGATGGGTTACTTGGATTATGTTTTTGTTTCCAATGCCGTGATGGGTCTGTATGGGAAATGTGGGTGTTTGGATTATGCGCTtaaggtgtttgatgaaatgcctcACAGAGACATTGCGTCTTGGAATACTGTTATGGCGAGTCTAGCGAATGAGTTTATGTATGATGAAGTGTTTGAATTGTTCTGTGAAGTGTTGCGAGGTGATGGGTGTGTAGCGGACTATATCACGCTTTCGACTGTTTTGACTGCTTGTACTGGTAGTAATGCTTTCGTGGAAGGGCAAGAAGTTCACGCCTATGCTGTCAAGACTGGTTTGGAGGGCAATTTGAGTGTTGGCAATGCACTTATTGAGTTATATGGTGAGTGTGGGAGTGTAAAAGATGTGGCTGCTTTGTTCGAGAGGATGCATGCGAGGGATGTTATTACTTGGACGGAGATGATTACTGCCTACATGGACTTCGGGTTGGTGGGGTTGGCTGTGGAGATGTTTTGCATCAGAACTATTATAGTATTGAACTATTATAGTTCAGAACTATTATAGTACTGAACTATTATAATTACAGTACTATAATAATTTCTGCAGATTCATCCTTGCAGATTCCTTGTAGTTCTGCTAATTTCTGCATCAGAACTTCATCTGCTTGAGCCTGAGCAGGTCAGGTGTCGTGATGTAGCCATTGCCGCATAGGATGAATCTGCGAAGGAATTTGTCCCTAAGCTCCTGAAAGCTATCGATGGAGTTAGGGGGAGGGTTAAAAAAAACCACCGCAGGGCCTCGTCAGTTAGGGTTTCCTTGAACGCGTGACACGCCATTGCGTCCGTGTATCGGGTTCCATGTAGGAGGGACTGGAAGACTTCTAAATGGTGGTATGGGTCTCTGGTACCATTGTATTTCTTGATCTTGAAGGGCTTGGTCTCCAGTGGCGCTTCTCGGCCTGTATCCCAGGGGGTGAATAGTCTCATCTTTCCCTTGAAGCCAGCCGTAATCGGTTGCTAACTAGTCCTGCTCTCGGCGCTCTCAATCCGCGCTTGCAAAGAGGAAATGGTTTGGCTCATTTGGTACGTTGGTAGTTGCAGCTATGTTGATGTCTAAGGTTCCCGCTATATCAAGGGCGGGCTGAGGTGGGGGCGCTGTGCCAAGTTGATTGGGGAGAAAAGGGGAGTTCAAGTAGATTACCGGAGGCCCAGTGCTAGTGCTACCCGGAGTAGGGCCCGTGGGACTTCCGGGTGTGACGCTTGGTGGTACAAAAGTGCCAGCGAGACCAATGCTCGGATCTGTGGTGAGGATTGCTCCGGGTGTCGGGACACCACCTATTATCGGTATCGGGGTTTCCTGCTGACGGGCCCTATCCAATGCCTCATTGTTTGCAATTCGTCGCTGGAGTGCCTCCCGGAGAAGGCGATTCTGGCTTGTCATATCTTCCACCTCTCAACGAGCTGCTGCAGCTGCCGCCCGCTTGGCCTCAGCCTGTGCATGTGTCTCCATTAAGTCACACATTGTTATTTCTAATGTTGTGGTTGGATCAGTGGTCATGACCGAGGGTGTCTCGGTGTTCGGGCTTTGGAACTCGAGAGTGGGCTGGACCTAGCGGGTCACCGCCTCATGGGGCGGATAATCGATGTTGGTATCGGGAGTGTTGGTAGCCATTGGTGGTGTGTTGTTCTGCCAGCAAGAAGCGAGGGgagtccttctagcgccaaatgtATTAGCTGTCTTGGGAGGGGTATGATCTACCTAAACACGGGATGTATCGGTCTGCTAATATCGCTATCGGTCTATCTTATCTGTAAAACAGACGAATGttagagggaagaccgggtgtgccgaCCTTCAACgcttcgatgcctaagttagtatcgttataagataatgataatggaaagcgatagtaaacagttacctttctgggttgttggagatgaccttattgtagcagatttgtgggagcttggttccGTTTCCTTCCGTCTGGGACGCTCGGGGCTCCCTATATAGCCCAAGGGGTATCGGCACCCTCTGCTGGGAGCTTTCCTTGCTTATGTATtggcgatacgagtcttgtgcttccgatacttgtgcctagGAGGTATGTGTATACCAACTTTATCCATTCCCCACACCGCTTCCCCTTCCACGTGAAACATAGACCAATGAAATTTAAATCCACCAAACCACATCCTTCCCCACAATTTCGAAAGGCTTCCATTTGTCTAGGGCACCGGGGTGGTCCTCCCTCTTTCTCCGTAGCTAGAAGAATCTCATTTAAATCACCTCCCACAATCCACTATTTACTATTACCACAACCTAACCTCAATAGGAGATCCCAAGTCTGTCTGCGACATTCCACCTTTGGGTGACCATATAGACCAGTGAATCTCCAACCATTTTAGGCCCTCCAACCATGACATCAATATGATAGTCCGAATAGGTATTAAGTGCCACATCAATTCCCTCCTTCCAATATAAACAAAGCCCACCTGCCCTTGATTTCTTTCCGTTGGGCTTAGTTATAATTTTGCAATCCACTGGTCAAGCATTTTGGTGTCCCAATTGATAACGTAACATCGCCATTTCCTGACTAGTACCTCTTGTCTTACTTAGAAAAATAATGTCGGGAAGGTTTAGGGAAATCAACCCTTTTagcattctcaaaaaaaaaaaaaaaatcaaccctTTTAGTCCTTGCACTGTCCAAGGTTCCAGATTCCTTGGCAATTCCAGCATAAAATATTCATTTCTCGTGATGGGTCGAAGCCGGACCCATCACGAAAGGATATTTTGGAGTACGCCCATGACTCTTAGTAGGCGAGACACAAATTTTCTTGACCACATAACCAGTCCGTTTTATTGGCCCATTTTTGGGAAATCCAGATAGCTTTTGGTAAGTAATGTTCCCTAGATTGGGCCTACTAAGCTGCTCCTTGCCTTTCGAACTCGGCCACCCAGCACCCTTTGGCCCAACGATCGGCCTAGTGTCAACAACTGAAGACATAGTCACTGCCAAGACATCCTCCCGCGCTTTATTTTTCAAATCTGCTATAGTTAATTCAGTGGAGATCAACTACGTAAAACGTGGATCTAAACCACCCAGTTCGACTTTTGATTGGCATCAAAATTCATCCCCAGATCACTCTCTTCATTATTAATTAATGCCGACGCCAAATCCATGCATACCAGAATGGGCCCATCCTGCAGAATCCCGCCGTCACGGGAAGAGGAGCATCGTCACCACTCTTTTCCGATTTCCTCCTTTTTGCAGCCCTATTTTCCAGAGACTCACCTGGATCACCTTGTTTGTCAATATCCATACTGTCCTCCCCTTCCACAGGCATCCCCCCCCAATCTCTTTCCTCCCTAGTTCTAGTCAAGCCAGAAACAGGAAGAACTGGAGCACTCATAATCCAGCTAGTCTTCATTCTAGGAGCCAAACCAAACCTCTAGCCACCTCCCCCCAACGTAGTCTCCTGCTCTTGAGAGAAAAGTTGCTTCAACAACCACTTTTCCTTCCGTTCCGCATTGAGCAAAGCGTCATACGCTGGTTCAATAAGTTCACCGGCCGCCCTCCTAGGACAACTCTTCCCCGTATGTGCCAGTAGACCACAAAAATGGGGTAGTCTCTCATTCTCCAAATCAAACTACTTGTTGTTCGGCCATCCAGCAGGCCTGAAGACCACCCATTTTTTTTAGAGGAATAGTAACACTAATACCAACTCTCATGTGAAGATAATTACCCAAACCGCCAACTCCAGATCTCCTAGCAGCTCATACAAGCTGACTAATAGCCTGCCCAATATAGCTCCCAATTTTCTCCAACCTTGTATCTTCCAAATAGATTAGAGGTAGCCCCCGAACCCTAATCCAGAAAAACTGGTTAGGGAGATCAACCTATATGGGGTCCTCCAACCCATCCGTGACTGCCATTGCaagtgttgagtcacaaattacttatgcaattgtgccccataattatgaaaattgatttgtcttccatgctattttaccctttttaatccatttacttttatttgtaggaaaccttgcattgagaataaaatgactatttgaggcttgaaatgcggagatttgaaggtaggggaagaagacacggagattggaagaaaattgcaaatcgacttttccggcgacttttccggcaaacttttccggcgagccgccactcatggagggtcttttctccagcaaaggaggaccatggttgtgagaatatcccatcacttgaaattcaaatatctccctacaccttgtccttttgtcaccttgccaatttgggaccatttgggggacaatggtgtaagagcatctcttgcacactttgggaccaaGGAGGACACACATAGCTGATCAAGGAGAGGCCAAAGGGGAATTATTcagaattcttgactccattcaatcatcttcatcctatccaagatccatttttctctctagagaagagaccaccatttccaccacaaaaaccaccatctccacctctaaaacctccatttccaccactacatcctccatttccttcaccactcaacaccacaactcatcttatagatcccaaatttcactattctcaccaatatcaagagcttggagcaaggagaaagaggtgactaccaccacatcatgttcttggagacccatctccaccacctcttccgacatcatcaatagtcaccctttactccctatctctttatgtatttgatgtttaatagaatgttgaagcttgtgtatctagctatgtgtgagtagtgaactagttggggctagggttgaaagccctagccaaacttgcttggattgatgcttttgtttataaattgatgcaaattcatgttgtcattctcacatgctaagtcaatagttgaatgcattacttagacctaatcaatttgagttatgtgtttgccatgacatgaagtttttcctagagattgattacctttaggcaaaaagggagcatgaaagcacaccgtgtgtgcatgtgagggtagtgagctaaaatcacctagagataggattggtttgcttgcttggttacctaaactctaagctttatgcatttaggggcaaatgattgagacctatccggtaattgaatttgtctctaggtagttagctctagacttatccggttagagttaataaaatgaaaggggtttaagccttagtagtcctatccggatgctaagagggtagttggacaattagctttgtatcattcatattcaattgctttaatgcttgcaagggaggcaaaaggtgaaacccgatgccctaactcccatccatttgataacaacttgttttgtttaacatagtttatattacttgctttcattgtttcaatttgaatagaaaccaatctcaaaatcaaaatcaaatctctacacaccatcttccacatactcaccatgaactttggttcacttgtgagcctttgtttgtgattgtatatttgcatattcttctagtttttccttaggttttccctatctaggaaaggatttaccaatcctcgtgggttcgacatccttacttaatccccctattctataacttgtacctcttgcacttgagggtggctttaatgctaacagcAAGCATGGCCTTCTCAAAGGACCATGGACACCCTTTCACCGCCCATTTGAGATCAGCCTCccttttgaaagaaaaaggtaaTCTCTTGCCCCCATCTAGCGAACAAGCAGTGATTCGTGTTCGATCCGGAGGCTCAGACTTTGGGATCCACAAACCCCTCATCGTACTGATGAGGGCCTCCACCTTGAAAGGTTTATCAGTAAATAGCTCAGCCACCATGAACCACAGCCAGGGCGCCTCATCCACCTTGTCCTGTGGTATAACCACCTCTAACTCTGCATTGGCCAAAGCCAATTTCTTAGCAAAACTTCCGACCACCTCTTCCATTCTACAGATCCACTCAGTAAAGCAGAAATAACCCTTGACAAGAGAAGAAAACCAGGACATAAATCCGGTCACCAGAACATATGTCACAGTGGACACCGTCTTATCTTCAGTCAAAGCTACAGCCCCCTAACTCTAACCCTCAGAAActctagaaagagagagagagagagagagagagagagagagagagagagagagagagagagagagagagagagagagaagagactaAGTTAAGACTAATTTAGACAAACACGCTAGGGAAACAATTTTATTTGAAAGGAGTCGTAAAGAAACTAttcaaaaaattattatttttaaaaactaATTACCCAGCTTTTATCTAACCCAATGGTTGAGCAGGGAAAAAAgaagggagaggatcctctcctaagctaAGCTATCACCTGAGCTACCTAAGCTTTTAAGGAGATGGTGACACGTGTATACTATTAGATCTAATGGTCTTCAAGAAGCTtagcttttctgttttttctttttttctctctctactgTTCTTCAAGGCCTTGGAAGCCTTCTGGGTTCCATTTCTTGATAGCAATAATAATTCTCGTGCCAACCTTTAAAGGTATTGAATGTTCTCTCATCCACCCAACCCTTGAAAATATTTCCAAAGCCTCCATCCAATCCAACATTTGAATGACCTAGAATATACAGAAATCATACAAACGAGAAGAGAGAACCTCCTTTCCAAACAAAGGATCAATACAAACAGGTCTCTCACAACAACTTACATCAAAATTTCATCGACATTCTCTCAAATTTTACAAGCAAAGCAAAAACAGAACCCCAAATTTCAACTTGGACAAGGTATTTGGCAAATTGCAGTAGACAACCCGAAATACGATGTTCTTAAATCTAAAGCCGATTGTGAAATCTAGCATTAATGATCCACAGCTCAGGTGACTATGAATCTATGTTCCATCGGTGTTTAATGGCAACAGAAATAATGGGTTTACTGTGCTAGCCAATTACAGAGGCGCTTCAAGCAATCCAAGTCTTCCCTATTCTCTTAACAATTCAACCCCAACGTCCTTATTCTTTCTTCCCTATTTTTTCTTGTCGATTTCCTCACAATTGTTGTCAGCTCTAAGTCTTCAACTTTCTTAACAATTCAACCCCAACCGCCTTACCGAAAAAATTACAGATCCATGTTTTCATCACAATCCTAAATCCAGTCATTCTAGATGGAACCAAACCACCTTCGATCTGACGAAATCCAAGCCGACATCTCCATCTTCTTGCAGTGCCAGCCAGAGATCTCTGTCAAATCTTACTATGTCACATTCATCGTCAAATTCGCCGTCACGAGATATAGAATCCTTGTTCTGGAAATTGGTTTTAAACCTTTGTGCTTAGATATCTATCCCATTCGTTCTTCATCAAGGCTCCCAAATCCAGTTATAGGTATTGTGGGGGGGTAGGATAACATTGTATTGGTGTTGAGTGAAGAAGAACCAGAAGGAGACAAAGGCACTGCGCGTGAAGGAAGAGAACAATGGGGgaggaaaaaatgaaaaagataaaCTAATAATTATAGACCCTTAGATTCATTATAGCCACGTGTCAAAATCTAATGAAAAGTTCAGGTGAGTTAGGAGGGGAAGGTGCTAACCGCTAAGGAGAGTAGAAACATCAAGGCAAGGATAAGTAGGGAGAAGTACAATCCGTGTAGAAGACTAGAAGTCCGAGTGaaactaaaaatataaatagacaTACAACAGTAGTTAAGAGTCAGAATCAGATCTAGGGTCATCTGCACTGGGAAAGCCCCAAATATTCAAACGATGTCAGAGTTTCGTCGTCTTCCTCCTGTCTCCCCCACCGACTGGTACTCAGACGACCGTCCTCCGGCAAGCGACTCAGACCGCTTGATTGGCGCTGCGATCATGGCGAGCTTGCTCATCGGGATCCTCGCCATCTGGTTGGCGTACGACTACAAGTTGGATCGCGCCTTCAGTCCTGAATTACCCTGTTTCCAGATTCATTCGGCTTCGGTGTCTGGACTGAGCGCCACCGAGTTAATTACCTGGTGGAACATCACCCTCCTCACCACAAACCCTAACCGCAACATGGGCGTCGACTATCGCTACATACTCCCCTCCATCTATTATGGAGACCGGAAGGATTATTTCAACAGCCCAGGCTGGTTTAAGAACAATCAGATTGTGGCAACCAAAAAGTTGTCTCGCTCATTCTTCTTGGACAAGGGAGGGAACCAAACCTCCCTTGTCAATTTCAATCTAGTCGCAGTATTGAGTGAGGACGTCGACTATGAGTTGGCTGAGCAAATCTCAGAGGAGCTGGCTCTTCGTGGCTCAGTCAAACTTGGGCTCTATATCCGGCTTGAGTTTGGTTATAGAACTGAGGAGAATTATTTGCACTTCAGGGGGCCCATGCAATGTAGCTTCTTCTGTAATCAGGTCGAATTCGTGTTTGCCCCGACTAACAATGGCACTGGGATTTTCACAGGTCACTCAAGGGAATGCACACTTGCTTAGTCATTTGATTGCTACTTCTTTCTTTCTAGAGTGAATGAATATGTTTGTCTTCTTTTAACATTAATAATTGAGTCCAGTTGCATGCACCTCTTTcttgtatgattttttttttcctacactCTTCTCAGCTCTTCGTTCTTTGTTTGCTATTATGTTGGATTTTCAATTAGATATTCCAGATATGCGGGAGGGTTGATTGTTAGATTCATTAACTAGTTGGTTATTCATTAAGAAGACAGAGTGGGTAAGAGATGGTAAAGGTTCATTATTCAGTTCCTGAAGATTTTATCAAAGTTTAAACTACTCTGCATAGTCTTCAACTCTGCATTACATACATGAACTGATGGTTTTTATGTACCTAATTAATTTGCTTAATTCCTATATTGTGTAACCTTACCTATCCTCTTGATTTTCTGACTGCCCTTCCAGTTTGTTGTTTTTGCTAAACCTTTTCTTCCTTTCTGTTATTCGTATTAACAGCTACTCTAGGAGTAATGTTTTTATGGGTGCTAACGATTTATTAACTATCTTTGTAGCTCTTGTATTTCTATTATTAGTCATTGCCTCTTGTATTTACTGCTAGCTGGAACATCATTCTTGAACAGTATCTGTGCCACAAgccctttttatttattattatttttttttttcagaatggtgggtgtgttttttttttttcctaaaccTCAATAATTGGTTGTACTACTAATAGTCCTGCTAGTGATTAAATTGCCCCAGGATTAGGCTGGAATAGATCTCATGTGCTATGGATCCTAGCTCAGGTGTTGAACCTCATGTTTAGATGGGAAGAAAATCGGGATTGATGCATCCTCAAGTTGTGGAAACGTGAACTGGTAAATGGGTCACTCAAAACTGGTGTCACCTAATCTAAGCAGATATAAGAACTGTAGTTATTTCAAGATGCACGAGTCATCTTGTAGGAAACATAAGAGAAAAGTATGAAAAATCTGAGTCGGAATTTGAGCAAGAAAATTACAGATTTTGAGGGTaatccttctttctttctttctttgttttttttttggaggtgTTAATTTGGGGAGATCTTATGCTTTTGTGCAAAAGCTTGAGATGTCAGAGATGGTTTAAGTGCTGCTCTGTCAAAAGAATTAACCAACATTGTTTCTTTATGGCACATCTGattcttcttcaatttcttaGTTAATCAACTCTTTATCTCCTGCTGGAGCTTTGACCAATTTCTTCACATTGTGCTCATTAGAGAAGCCAGCTTTGTTGCTGATACTTTGGCAAGCTTGGGGCATTCTCCTATTGGGGTACGTCTGGGGTCATGCGTTATCTCTACCTGCCAGTTCTGCTTTCATTTACATCAGCAAAGGTTGCCTGTTCTTGGGGTTTTTGAGTTCTAATCTATTGCCTGTAATTCTTTCTAGTATCATCAAAAGTTCATCAATAAATTTGACTTTCTattgtcaaaattttagataagATGGTCTAGAAGTATGATGTGACTAGATCACATAGATGTTCTTATTTGCCAAAAATGGTTGTTGTAGCTAGGCATGATCTTAACCTTTGTAATGGACGTAGTCAAAGAACAGTTTTTGTCTACCTATTTGTTTGAACTGATTTTCATGAACCTTTCTAAAAATAATGATTAATTGCTGATTTGTCATTTGTGTATAGGAGTAGCCCTGTGGATGTGCGGGTGGTGCCGCCGCATAGGCCTCCGAATCCGATTTTGTGGCACCTCATAAAACCTGCAAAATTCCACCCCCTCTGTCCCACTCTCCTTCGCCCTCGTCGACCCACCACCagcgccaccaccaccacactCTTCAGCTCCATCTTCTTCCACGTTTTACCAAACCCACGCCTCTTCTTCCGTAAACCAAATGGCCAATTTCCAAAACACAGTAGATTTCGtccaaaaccaaaattgaaaactTCATCAATCCATTGAAACACTCACCCAGAACAACACTAATTCCTTTTTAAATCACGTCACTGCCCAAATTATGTAGAGCTCTTCAAAAAACTATAATGGCCTCAATACCGCAACAACAGCCCCAAACTACGGATGTCTCCAACACTCCATACATCTCATTTGGGTCAAGAAAGCTGAATGGTGCTCCATTTTTGGTGTTCAAGTTAGATCTTAGCCCCGAACTTGAATTGATAAAGACTACTCTTGAAGACCAGACATTGTCCTTACAAGTCGAAATAAACAATTCCTGTGCATTGTCAATGATATCTCGATTCCATTGTCAAGGCTAACCAACTCAATGACGTCAACGGTACTGAATGACAAGGCGTTTAATGAACTTGGAGGTGGAAACTGCATATATTTGTCGAGAAACACGACTGAATGACTTGCATCTATAACTTAGCTGATGGAAGAACCGACTATCTTTCAGCAGAAAATTACATTGATGGAAATAACGATGCGCCGAGACTAATAAATGGAATATTTGGTTTACACCAGAACTATAGTCTCTCTAATTAAGTTTACCATTTCATTGAATAAGCGTTGGTTAATTCAATTATTAATTTGCTATCCCAATTACATGGATGCAAATGATGCCTTCAACGTGCATAGTGTTGATTGCTTTTTCTATCGACGAAGAATAAGTGTTGACTAGTGTGGATATATATTTTActtgaaggagaaaaaaaaagtgatggaAATCTAAATACTAAATTGGGAGGTTCGAATAGATGCAACCTTATTTATTTACGAGGAGCAGAAAAATATGAAGTAAATAAGAAATGTCATTTATGCACGGACTACAACCGGCGTGTTTTTTGTACGCATTAAAAAGTTATTTACAGCGCATTTTGTGGTGTCATAAATGACATGTTTCGTCTAGTGATTGCTGAGTAACTTTGCTTGAGTACTCCTACTCCTACTCCATTTGTGCTCAATATATTATCCATGGTACTCGAATCTCCTTGGAGCTTCTCGAGGGCCTCTCAAGCAAATTAGTACGTATAAATGTtcttgtttttgaaaatttttactAGAATTAATTAGGTTGGCCTAAATGTTGGAACTTTCAGGATGTTATATCCAACTACTAATAACACTAGTGTGTGTGGCATGCCCATGAACCGGTGGGTTCAAATCAGTAATATGTGAtacaaaatttcaaaaccaaaatttttgGTCTTAAAAATTTAATTGGTATTTcaatttttggtaaatttgaCCTTTTATTTGGCGAGATTTTAATCActcgttaaaaaaaaatatagaaagtAGATCATTGAAAAGAGAAAATTAGTGGGCTTTCACCCAAACtataacaaagaaaagaaagaaaaaagaatccaGTCCACGGCCCGCTATTATTTTCCCGCCAAGACTAGGAGTCGCGTCTTTTCCGCTTTCTTGGCATTGTTGAAACCCAGAATAAACGGATTCTTCGGGTTCTAGAATTAACGAATTCTTCGCGTTCTATATTTCTCTCAAGAAacgaagagaagagaagagaagtgaagagagagaagactcAGAAGAGCGAGCCGGAGAGAAGAAAGTGAATTATGGCGGACGAAACCGGTAATGATTCACTGTAAATTTTGATTACTGCGGTTGATCTGCTACTCAATTTTTGGATTCCAGGTTTTGAACTAAACCCATATCTCTTCCCCTAATCCCCATTCTTCTTCTTGAAGATTTCACAGGGATAGATGAACAATTGGATGGAGCTTTCTTTCAATTCACGGCGCTGAGCTTCCCCTGAGTCCGATCAAGAAACTAACGAGGTTATTTTTCCTCAATCCATAATTTCTATGGTTTTCGTTGCTCCTTCTCATCTGTAATTGTAGATTATTAGTGTGGGAACTTCTGTTAGATCTTCCCCTCACTCTTCTGTAAGCCATCACTCTTCTGTTTCACTTTGTAGTCATTCACCCTAATTTTTACAGTGACTATATAAACAAGTTATTCCAAGCTAGTGAGAAATGTAGGCCTGTTAGGGAGGTTATATATGATTACCACAATATCTCAAGACAGGGACATTTTGTGCGAGGCAGGAAAATTTTTGAATGTGATTCTTGAGAAATCTTGTTATCATTGAAATGTGAATATTTTGCAGATGAAGTTGGTTTTGAAGCACTTGTCATCATTGAATGAATGATTTTTTGCCTGCTCATTGTAGTTATATGAGGTCTAACAATTTGTGTTTATCTTGCAGTTTTGGTCTACTTTTCCTGATTTGTGTATCATTGTGGAAATTGaaatggctgaaccatcacaaATGGAAATTGAAATTGCTGAACCACCACGAACTCTAGAAGCCCTACAAGCATCTTTAGCTGCCTCTACACAAGCAAGAGAAGAAGCTAGACAAGCAATAGCAGCAAGAGAAGCAAGAGAAGAAGCTAGACAAGCAATAGCAGCAAGAGAAGAAGCTAGACAAGCAATAGCAGAAGCAAGAGCAGATGCTGATCAATGGAGAGACCAAGCTAGACAAGCAATAGAAGAAGCAAGAGCAGGAGCTGATCAATGTAGAGACCAAGCTAGACAAGCAATAGCAGAAGCAAGAGCAGAAGCTGATCAATGGAGAGACCAAGCTATACAAGCAATAGCAGAAGCAAGAGCAGAAGCTGATCAATGGAGAGACCAAGCTATACAAGCAAGAGAAAATGCTGATCGATATAGGCGTGATTTGGAGACTACAAAAGGCCAATTAGCTATTAAAGAGGCAGAATTATCTGTTACAGAAAGGTATATGAACCCTACCCTAACTGGACAAGCTGGGTCGTCCATTGGGATGCCATTTCACGCAATCAGTCATGAAGTAATGCACAGTAGAGCCAGAGAAGGAATGGGAGAGGGCAGCAATTTAGCCCTTGATTCAGTATTAGCAAGGTGCACTGTTGATTCACTTCGATCAGAACTGGAAAGAGCGAATGATCAA
Above is a genomic segment from Rosa chinensis cultivar Old Blush chromosome 3, RchiOBHm-V2, whole genome shotgun sequence containing:
- the LOC112194205 gene encoding pentatricopeptide repeat-containing protein At5g03800; the encoded protein is MNTVIQPTFAALPPPLSQYYPPKPPPHSSLSLSPSRPKPKTPLNFSTSLPTQSLQPLFTTPHPPNPNGSPQTHSLFSHLLHLLRLSSRHADPELARAVHASVLKLENDTHLGNALVSAYLKLGLVPDAYQVFQSLPCPNVVSFTALVSGFAKSGREDEAVELFCRMRRSGIEPNEYSFVAILTACIRILDLELGLQVHALAAKMGYLDYVFVSNAVMGLYGKCGCLDYALKVFDEMPHRDIASWNTVMASLANEFMYDEVFELFCEVLRGDGCVADYITLSTVLTACTGSNAFVEGQEVHAYAVKTGLEGNLSVGNALIELYGECGSVKDVAALFERMHARDVITWTEMITAYMDFGLVGLAVEMFCIRTIIVLNYYSSELL
- the LOC121052394 gene encoding uncharacterized protein LOC121052394, encoding MSEFRRLPPVSPTDWYSDDRPPASDSDRLIGAAIMASLLIGILAIWLAYDYKLDRAFSPELPCFQIHSASVSGLSATELITWWNITLLTTNPNRNMGVDYRYILPSIYYGDRKDYFNSPGWFKNNQIVATKKLSRSFFLDKGGNQTSLVNFNLVAVLSEDVDYELAEQISEELALRGSVKLGLYIRLEFGYRTEENYLHFRGPMQCSFFCNQVEFVFAPTNNGTGIFTGHSRECTLA